Proteins from a genomic interval of Peromyscus leucopus breed LL Stock chromosome 12, UCI_PerLeu_2.1, whole genome shotgun sequence:
- the Cggbp1 gene encoding CGG triplet repeat-binding protein 1 codes for MERFVVTAPPARNRSKTALYVTPLDRVTEFGGELHEDGGKLFCTSCNVVLNHVRKSAISDHLKSKTHTKRKAEFEEQNVRKKQRPLTASLQCNSTAQTEKVSVIQDFVKMCLEANIPLEKADHPAVRAFLSRHVKNGGSIPKSDQLRRAYLPDGYENENQLLNSQDC; via the coding sequence ATCGTTCTAAGACTGCTTTGTATGTGACCCCTCTGGATCGAGTCACTGAATTTGGAGGTGAGCTTCATGAAGATGGAGGGAAACTCTTCTGCACTTCTTGCAATGTGGTTCTGAATCATGTTCGCAAGTCTGCCATCAGTGACCACCTCAAGTCAAAGACTCACACCAAGAGGAAGGCAGAATTTGAAGAGCAAAATGTGAGAAAGAAGCAGAGGCCCCTCACTGCATCTCTCCAGTGCAACAGTACTGCGCAGACAGAGAAAGTCAGTGTCATCCAGGACTTTGTGAAGATGTGCCTGGAAGCCAACATCCCCCTGGAGAAGGCTGATCATCCAGCAGTCCGAGCGTTCCTGTCTCGACATGTGAAGAACGGAGGATCCATACCTAAGTCAGACCAGCTGAGGAGAGCCTATCTGCCTGATGGATATGAGAATGAAAATCAGCTCCTCAACTCACAAGATTGTTGA